Genomic window (Puniceicoccus vermicola):
GGGGTGTTTATTACTCACGAGCATAACGACCATTCGGCCGGTGTGCGGGGTTTATCGAGATTTCAGGAGATTCCGTTCTTTGCCAATCGTGATACCGCGGAGGGCTTGCAGGGAAAGCTGCAGCGGAAAGTTTCTTGGAAAGTTTTCGAGACGGGCCAGCCCTTTGTTTTTCGGGATTTGGAAATTCGTCCGGTCGGGATTCCTCACGACGCTTATGATCCGGTGTGCTTCCTTTTTTCCTGGGGGCGGGATGATCTCTTTTCTCCACGGCGCAATCTTGCTTGGGTGAACGATCTTGGACATGTGCCCCCAGCGGTCTACTCGGTTCTTGCCGAAGCGGATACCTTGGTGATCGAGGCGAATTACGACGAGGATATGCTGGAGAATGATATGAAGCGGCCGTATTCGCTCAAGCAGCGGATTCGTAGCCGACATGGTCACCTCTCCAACCGGGCCACATTGCAGGCTTTGCGAGCAGTCGAAAAACCTCGCTGGAAACAACTTTTTTTCTCACATTTGAGCCGTGATTGCAATGCGGTCAATTTGGTCGAAGACACCTTTGGCCCTTTCTGCGAATCCTGCCCCTCGGCGGTGCAAATGACTGTTGTTCCGCCGCACCCCGCTTAACTAGCAGATACGGATTATGCACCATCGAAATACAAAAATTATTTTCACGATCGGACCCGCCACCGACACGCCCGAAATGCTTCGCGCCTTGATTCGGGAGGGAGTGGATATTTGCCGAATTAATATGGCTCACGCTCCTCGCGAGGATTTGGCCGGGATCGTTTCTCGCGTTCGCGAGGCCGGAAAGGATGAGGGGCGTGATATCGCGATTATGGTCGATATCAAGGGCCCGGAAATTCGGACCGGTGAAGTCTCTGAACC
Coding sequences:
- a CDS encoding MBL fold metallo-hydrolase, whose amino-acid sequence is MEGRFHILGSSSAGNCALLETEESRILIDAGFSGRRTVSMLREIGVEPEDLDGVFITHEHNDHSAGVRGLSRFQEIPFFANRDTAEGLQGKLQRKVSWKVFETGQPFVFRDLEIRPVGIPHDAYDPVCFLFSWGRDDLFSPRRNLAWVNDLGHVPPAVYSVLAEADTLVIEANYDEDMLENDMKRPYSLKQRIRSRHGHLSNRATLQALRAVEKPRWKQLFFSHLSRDCNAVNLVEDTFGPFCESCPSAVQMTVVPPHPA